Proteins encoded in a region of the Homo sapiens chromosome 9, GRCh38.p14 Primary Assembly genome:
- the DBH gene encoding dopamine beta-hydroxylase precursor, with product MPALSRWASLPGPSMREAAFMYSTAVAIFLVILVAALQGSAPRESPLPYHIPLDPEGSLELSWNVSYTQEAIHFQLLVRRLKAGVLFGMSDRGELENADLVVLWTDGDTAYFADAWSDQKGQIHLDPQQDYQLLQVQRTPEGLTLLFKRPFGTCDPKDYLIEDGTVHLVYGILEEPFRSLEAINGSGLQMGLQRVQLLKPNIPEPELPSDACTMEVQAPNIQIPSQETTYWCYIKELPKGFSRHHIIKYEPIVTKGNEALVHHMEVFQCAPEMDSVPHFSGPCDSKMKPDRLNYCRHVLAAWALGAKAFYYPEEAGLAFGGPGSSRYLRLEVHYHNPLVIEGRNDSSGIRLYYTAKLRRFNAGIMELGLVYTPVMAIPPRETAFILTGYCTDKCTQLALPPSGIHIFASQLHTHLTGRKVVTVLVRDGREWEIVNQDNHYSPHFQEIRMLKKVVSVHPGDVLITSCTYNTEDRELATVGGFGILEEMCVNYVHYYPQTQLELCKSAVDAGFLQKYFHLINRFNNEDVCTCPQASVSQQFTSVPWNSFNRDVLKALYSFAPISMHCNKSSAVRFQGEWNLQPLPKVISTLEEPTPQCPTSQGRSPAGPTVVSIGGGKG from the exons ATGCCCGCCCTCAGTCGCTGGGCCAGCCTGCCCGGCCCCAGCATGCGGGAGGCAGCCTTCATGTACAGCACAGCAGTGGCCATCTTCCTGGTCATCCTGGTGGCCGCACTGCAGGGCTCGGCTCCCCGTGAGAGCCCCCTCCCCTATCACATCCCCCTGGACCCGGAGGGGTCCCTGGAGCTCTCATGGAATGTCAGCTACACCCAGGAGGCCATCCATTTCCAGCTCCTGGTGCGGAGGCTCAAGGCTGGCGTCCTGTTTGGGATGTCCGACCGTGGCGAGCTTGAGAACGCAGATCTCGTGGTGCTCTGGACCGATGGGGACACTGCCTATTTTGCG GACGCCTGGAGTGACCAGAAGGGGCAGATCCACCTGGATCCCCAGCAGGACTACCAGCTGCTGCAGGTGCAGAGGACCCCAGAAGGCCTGACCCTGCTTTTCAAGAGGCCCTTTGGCACCTGCGACCCCAAGGATTACCTCATTGAA GACGGCACTGTCCACTTGGTCTACGGGATCCTGGAGGAGCCGTTCCGGTCACTGGAGGCCATCAACGGCTCGGGCCTGCAGATGGGGCTGCAGAGGGTGCAGCTCCTGAAGCCCAATATCCCCGAACCGGAGTTGCCCTCAGACGCGTGCACCATGGAGGTCCAAGCTCCCAATATCCAGATCCCCAGCCAGGAGACCACGTACTGGTGCTACATTAAGGAGCTTCCAAAGGGCTTCTCTCGGCACCACATTATCAAG TACGAGCCCATCGTCACCAAGGGCAATGAGGCCCTTGTCCACCACATGGAAGTCTTCCAGTGCGCCCCCGAGATGGACAGCGTCCCCCACTTCAGCGGGCCCTGCGACTCCAAGATGAAACCCGACCGCCTCAACTACTGCCGCCACGTGCTGGCCGCCTGGGCCCTGGGTGCCAAG GCATTTTACTACCCAGAGGAAGCCGGCCTTGCCTTCGGGGGTCCAGGGTCCTCCAGATATCTCCGCCTGGAAGTTCACTACCACAACCCACTGGTGATAGAAG GACGAAACGACTCCTCAGGCATCCGCTTGTACTACACAGCCAAGCTGCGGCGCTTCAACGCGGGGATCATGGAGCTGGGACTGGTGTACACGCCAGTGATGGCCATTCCACCACGGGAGACCGCCTTCATCCTCACTGGCTACTGCACGGACAAGTGCACCCAGCTG GCACTGCCTCCCTCCGGGATCCACATCTTCGCCTCTCAGCTCCACACACACCTGACTGGGAGAAAGGTGGTCACAGTGCTGGTCCGGGACGGCCGGGAGTGGGAGATCGTGAACCAGGACAATCACTACAGCCCTCACTTCCAG GAGATCCGCATGTTGAAGAAGGTCGTGTCGGTCCATCCG GGAGATGTGCTCATCACCTCCTGCACGTACAACACAGAAGACCGGGAGCTGGCCACAGTG GGGGGCTTCGGGATCCTGGAGGAGATGTGTGTCAACTACGTGCACTACTACCCCCAGACGCAGCTGGAGCTCTGCAAGAGCGCTGTGGACGCCGGCTTCCTGCAGAAGTACTTCCACCTCATCAACAG GTTCAACAACGAGGATGTCTGCACCTGCCCTCAGGCGTCCGTGTCTCAGCAGTTCACCTCTGTTCCCTGGAACTCCTTCAACCGCGACGTACTGAAGGCCCTGTACAGCTTCGCGCCCATCTCCATGCACTGCAACAAGTCCTCAGCCGTCCGCTTCCAG GGTGAATGGAACCTGCAGCCCCTGCCCAAGGTCATCTCCACACTGGAAGAGCCCACCCCACAGTGCCCCACCAGCCAGGGCCGAAGCCCTGCTGGCCCCACCGTTGTCAGCATTGGTGGGGGCAAAGGCTGA